From Calothrix sp. PCC 6303, a single genomic window includes:
- the alaS gene encoding alanine--tRNA ligase has protein sequence MSSNSQIISGNEIRQKFLDFFAERQHQILPSASLVPEDPTVLLTIAGMLPFKPIFLGQRSSEYKRATTSQKCIRTNDIENVGRTKRHHTFFEMLGNFSFGDYFKEQAIAWGWEISTQTFGFSPQNLVVSVFEEDDEAFAIWRDQIGVSEKRIKRMGADDNFWASGATGPCGPCSEIYYDFHPELGEDHIDLEDDTRFIEFYNLVFMQYNRDAEGNLTPLANKNIDTGMGLERMAQILQKVPNNYETDLILPIIQTAATIAGIDYGNSDEKTKVSLKVIGDHVRAVVHMIADGIRASNVGRGYILRRLIRRVVRHGRLIGISGEFTTQVAQTAISLSESAYPNVRDRIDTITGEMQREEANFLKTLERGEKLLEKIITDVAAKGETQISGENAFKLFDTYGFPFELTQEIAEEHHLTVDDVGFQQEMEKQKQMGRDAHETIDLTVQGTLDKLAENIHSTEFVGYSKTASTAKIEVLLVGGVPEEAAEAGTQVQIVLNETPFYAESGGQVGDKGYLSGDDLVIRITDVKKESDFFVHFGKVERGTIRLGDGVTAQIDRACRRRAAANHSATHLLQAALRKIVDGDISQAGSLVNFDRLRFDFNCPRSLTPAEVQQVEEQVNAWIAEAYIAQIDVMPIAEAKARGATAMFGEKYGDEVRVIDFPGVSMELCGGTHVGNTAEIGVFKIISEVGISSGVRRIEAVSGAAVLDYLNVRETVVKDLSDRFKVKPEEISDRITNLQNELRTSQKQLEALKGQLAIAKSDSLLVNVETIGNFQLLVAQIDDVDAASLQTAGERLQSKLGINGAVVLASVVEAGKVSLVAAFGSEVNKKGLQAGKFIGNIAKICGGGGGGRPNLAQAGGRDATKLPTALEQAKSELKTSLG, from the coding sequence ATGTCTTCCAATTCCCAGATAATTAGCGGTAACGAAATTCGCCAAAAGTTCCTTGATTTTTTTGCTGAAAGACAGCACCAAATTCTCCCTAGCGCTTCCTTAGTTCCCGAAGATCCGACTGTGTTACTGACAATTGCGGGGATGCTGCCATTTAAACCGATATTTTTAGGGCAACGCAGCAGTGAGTATAAACGTGCTACCACTTCCCAGAAGTGTATCCGCACCAATGATATTGAAAATGTGGGACGCACCAAAAGACACCATACATTTTTTGAGATGTTGGGTAATTTTAGCTTTGGTGACTATTTTAAAGAACAAGCGATCGCGTGGGGCTGGGAAATATCTACACAGACGTTTGGTTTTTCTCCCCAAAATCTTGTGGTGAGTGTGTTTGAGGAGGATGACGAAGCTTTCGCAATTTGGCGTGATCAAATTGGGGTTTCCGAAAAGCGCATCAAACGGATGGGTGCCGATGATAACTTTTGGGCATCTGGGGCAACTGGACCCTGTGGACCCTGTTCAGAAATATACTATGATTTTCACCCAGAATTGGGAGAAGATCATATTGATTTGGAAGATGACACCAGGTTTATCGAGTTTTATAACTTGGTATTCATGCAATATAACCGGGATGCCGAAGGAAACCTCACGCCCTTAGCAAACAAAAATATAGATACGGGGATGGGTTTAGAGAGGATGGCGCAAATCCTCCAAAAGGTTCCCAATAATTATGAAACTGATTTAATTTTGCCAATTATTCAAACTGCCGCAACTATTGCCGGAATTGATTACGGTAATAGTGATGAAAAAACTAAAGTTTCTTTAAAGGTAATTGGTGATCACGTCCGCGCTGTAGTCCACATGATAGCTGATGGCATCCGCGCTTCTAATGTGGGACGCGGGTATATTTTGCGGCGATTGATTCGGCGTGTGGTGCGTCATGGTAGATTAATTGGGATTAGTGGGGAATTTACCACCCAAGTTGCCCAAACAGCAATTTCCCTTTCAGAATCAGCCTATCCTAATGTACGCGATCGCATCGACACCATAACAGGGGAAATGCAACGGGAAGAAGCGAATTTCCTCAAAACCTTAGAACGTGGTGAGAAACTCCTCGAAAAAATTATCACAGATGTGGCGGCGAAGGGAGAAACCCAAATTAGTGGGGAAAATGCCTTTAAGTTATTTGATACCTACGGTTTCCCCTTTGAACTTACCCAAGAAATTGCTGAAGAACATCATCTAACTGTAGATGATGTTGGTTTCCAACAAGAAATGGAGAAACAAAAACAAATGGGTAGGGATGCCCACGAAACCATCGATTTAACGGTGCAAGGAACCCTCGACAAGCTAGCTGAAAACATCCATTCTACTGAATTTGTCGGTTACAGCAAAACTGCCTCCACAGCCAAAATTGAAGTGCTTTTGGTGGGGGGAGTTCCAGAGGAAGCAGCGGAAGCCGGAACCCAGGTGCAAATTGTTCTCAATGAAACCCCATTCTATGCAGAGTCGGGGGGACAAGTTGGCGATAAGGGTTATTTATCGGGGGATGATTTGGTAATTCGCATCACAGATGTGAAAAAAGAATCTGACTTTTTCGTACATTTTGGCAAAGTGGAACGGGGAACAATTCGGCTTGGGGATGGAGTTACGGCACAAATAGATCGGGCTTGTCGTCGTCGCGCAGCAGCAAACCACAGCGCTACGCACCTTCTCCAAGCAGCTTTGCGGAAAATTGTGGATGGAGATATTTCCCAAGCGGGTTCCTTAGTTAACTTTGACAGATTGCGGTTCGATTTCAACTGTCCCCGTTCCCTAACTCCAGCAGAAGTACAACAGGTTGAAGAACAGGTAAATGCTTGGATTGCCGAAGCTTACATTGCCCAAATCGATGTTATGCCCATCGCCGAGGCAAAAGCAAGAGGTGCTACAGCCATGTTTGGCGAAAAATATGGTGATGAAGTCCGCGTTATAGACTTTCCAGGGGTTTCCATGGAATTGTGTGGAGGAACACACGTTGGGAATACTGCGGAGATTGGTGTATTTAAAATTATTTCCGAAGTGGGAATATCCTCCGGTGTCCGCAGAATCGAAGCGGTTTCCGGTGCCGCAGTCTTAGATTATTTAAATGTGCGGGAAACCGTTGTTAAAGATTTAAGCGATCGCTTTAAAGTTAAACCAGAGGAAATCAGCGATCGCATTACCAATTTACAGAATGAATTGCGTACAAGTCAAAAACAGTTAGAAGCACTCAAAGGACAACTAGCGATCGCTAAATCTGATAGTCTCCTAGTAAATGTGGAAACCATCGGTAATTTTCAGCTATTAGTTGCCCAAATTGACGACGTTGATGCCGCATCCTTGCAAACTGCCGGGGAACGTCTCCAAAGTAAACTGGGTATAAATGGGGCTGTAGTTCTTGCCTCAGTAGTAGAAGCAGGTAAAGTTAGTTTAGTAGCAGCCTTTGGCAGCGAAGTCAACAAAAAAGGCTTACAAGCAGGCAAATTCATCGGCAACATCGCCAAAATTTGTGGTGGTGGTGGTGGTGGCAGACCAAATTTAGCCCAAGCTGGGGGACGTGATGCCACCAAATTACCAACCGCTTTAGAACAGGCAAAAAGTGAACTGAAAACTAGCTTAGGATAA
- a CDS encoding type II toxin-antitoxin system VapC family toxin: protein MSELQVLVDTGVLVAIYDGSDRYHNQVIQFLGSYQGRLITTLGCVTEVMWLLASNHQVQNQFLQHLSEQIYECEFLESNDFIRIAELNTQYFDLPADFADLALVAISERLNIPAIATLDKDFNIYRRYRNQPFERVFYPQ from the coding sequence ATGAGCGAACTCCAAGTTTTGGTAGATACTGGTGTGCTAGTTGCAATTTATGATGGATCGGATCGATACCATAATCAAGTGATTCAGTTTTTAGGTAGTTATCAAGGACGATTAATTACGACTTTAGGATGTGTGACTGAAGTGATGTGGTTATTAGCATCAAATCATCAAGTACAGAATCAGTTTTTGCAACATTTGTCAGAACAGATTTATGAGTGTGAATTCCTTGAATCTAATGATTTTATTCGGATTGCTGAGTTAAATACTCAGTATTTTGACTTACCCGCAGACTTTGCCGATTTAGCACTAGTTGCCATTTCTGAACGTTTAAATATTCCAGCGATCGCTACTTTGGATAAGGATTTTAATATTTATCGTCGCTATCGAAATCAACCCTTCGAGCGTGTGTTTTATCCACAATAG
- a CDS encoding Uma2 family endonuclease, giving the protein MKSVTITPLSEFLSQSNIEASPAWELINGEVRQKPMPTLFHSRLQSNLVNYVNRHTEQFEAVQELRCIVPPYSPVPDISVVASARIGDEDGPLQGAPNWLIEIRSPDQSTLDLQNKILHCLSNGTQLAWLIDITRQQIWVWLGDELPLVLSAEDILPTLGELPEITVKAVMAMTRRSS; this is encoded by the coding sequence ATGAAGTCAGTTACAATAACACCTTTATCCGAGTTTCTCTCTCAATCCAATATTGAGGCTTCCCCCGCGTGGGAGTTAATTAATGGGGAAGTACGACAAAAACCAATGCCAACGCTTTTTCACTCTCGGCTACAAAGCAATTTGGTAAATTATGTAAATCGTCATACTGAGCAGTTTGAAGCCGTGCAGGAACTGCGCTGTATTGTACCTCCCTACTCCCCCGTACCTGATATTTCCGTCGTTGCAAGTGCTCGCATTGGAGATGAAGATGGTCCACTACAAGGAGCGCCAAATTGGTTAATTGAAATTCGTTCTCCTGATCAAAGCACTCTAGACTTACAAAATAAAATTCTTCACTGTCTGAGCAACGGAACGCAACTAGCATGGCTAATAGACATAACTCGCCAGCAAATTTGGGTATGGCTTGGAGATGAGCTACCCCTTGTTTTGTCCGCAGAAGACATTTTACCAACTTTGGGCGAATTACCGGAAATTACGGTTAAGGCGGTGATGGCTATGACTCGTCGGTCAAGTTAA
- a CDS encoding glycoside hydrolase family 15 protein → MKTVTQLQIRLDHYYQQIKTIILARQNPISGLLPASTAVTAHGDYTDAWVRDNVYSILAVWGLGLGYRKVDDDKGRTYELEHSTVKLMRGLLFAMMRQAHKVEHFKHTQSPLDALHAKYNTTTGDIVVADDEWGHLQLDATSIFILMLAQMTASGLEIIYTLDEVNFVQNLVYYIGRAYRTPDFGIWERGNKINHGSAELNASSVGMAKAALEAINGIDLFGVRGGSQASVIHALPDEIARTRITLESLLPRESASKEIDAALLSVISFPAFAVEDVELRDSPGETLLERTRNKIINQLAGKYGCKRFLRDGHQTVIEDNQRLHYEPWELKQFEHIECEWPLFFTYLLLDALFRGEKEDIKHYQKQLKSLLIERDGLQLLPELYYVPAENIEAEKLEPQSQPRLPNENIPLVWAQSLYYLGQMLSEGLIAVGDIDPLGRYLNSKKNREASVQIALLSEDEDLQAKLEVYGIETQTPKEVEPIQVRQAEELITIYTQIGRNDKLSLTGRPPRKPRSLTTSRLFRLGNDTVVFLPSFLDSQQFYLTLDYHFLVDQLRSELTYIHKYWNDLGRPTLTLMLTHTILEVGSEALLELMQEFKDGVCNSVPVKLGRLNQLILTGAIERVDYLQDFEFSQSSVQDAKPRRQYLISNSGKNLQLGHTQEFQMEYETNQEMLLSCLRSSENIYEQIELLQALTRLEGLEFDTGFGGSENPVTIGDLLDEIYTKAGELGLWAVVRQAAGLMQMADISLSDVVTSIVVRGKQIAVGKAYSQDSLMTVPLSHTEIVEKINNFCREDIRDRVLTQEILIYVSTLIKSEPELFKGLLTIRIGYLILLLTSEIARESFVTQDEAYQRLMQLAPFEVKTRLRNVLTGYTGMSNLLQQQESLHFRQKATNINWVGLSPIIEDMEAPEGGWRRFRKAEGSTGRVPSEFYQNVWLLLQHCKGVVIGDKLERRNRLDSETMLAEMTAGEKNFALKVEHLLNKIESPEYRQVCIETLMEMAAIVSKNSELQIDDYLVLDVIIGHAVRLAWLEMRPERGDRYDEDKASAWRSFYNTSPRECEGHIVNAFKFLGELVRE, encoded by the coding sequence ATGAAAACAGTTACCCAATTGCAAATTCGCCTTGATCATTATTACCAGCAAATCAAGACGATTATTCTTGCACGTCAAAACCCAATTAGTGGACTTCTGCCAGCAAGTACAGCGGTGACGGCACATGGAGACTATACTGATGCCTGGGTACGGGATAACGTTTATAGTATTTTGGCTGTGTGGGGATTAGGCTTAGGTTATCGCAAAGTCGATGATGACAAAGGACGCACTTACGAACTAGAACATTCCACAGTCAAATTGATGCGGGGACTATTGTTTGCGATGATGCGGCAAGCGCATAAAGTTGAGCATTTCAAACATACTCAGTCTCCCCTCGATGCCTTGCACGCCAAATATAACACCACAACAGGTGATATTGTTGTTGCTGATGACGAATGGGGACATCTGCAACTGGATGCAACATCGATATTTATCTTGATGTTGGCGCAAATGACAGCTTCGGGGTTAGAAATCATTTACACCCTAGATGAAGTTAACTTTGTCCAGAATTTGGTTTACTATATTGGACGAGCTTATAGGACTCCTGATTTTGGTATTTGGGAACGGGGGAATAAGATCAACCATGGCAGTGCTGAACTAAATGCTAGTTCTGTAGGTATGGCAAAAGCCGCTTTAGAAGCCATCAATGGGATAGATTTATTCGGAGTGCGTGGAGGCAGTCAAGCTTCGGTAATTCATGCCCTACCAGACGAAATAGCCCGAACCAGAATTACATTAGAGTCATTATTACCTAGGGAATCCGCATCCAAAGAAATCGATGCTGCCCTGTTGAGTGTAATTAGTTTTCCCGCATTTGCAGTAGAAGATGTGGAATTGAGGGATTCTCCAGGGGAAACATTACTGGAAAGAACCAGGAATAAAATTATTAATCAACTAGCTGGAAAGTACGGTTGCAAACGCTTTTTGCGTGATGGACACCAAACCGTAATTGAAGATAACCAGCGTCTACACTACGAACCTTGGGAATTAAAGCAATTTGAACATATAGAATGTGAATGGCCTTTATTTTTCACCTATTTACTGCTTGATGCTTTATTTCGTGGTGAAAAAGAAGATATTAAGCATTACCAAAAGCAACTTAAAAGCTTATTAATTGAGCGGGATGGTTTGCAACTACTACCAGAACTCTACTATGTTCCCGCCGAAAATATCGAAGCTGAGAAACTAGAACCTCAAAGTCAACCGCGTTTACCCAATGAAAATATTCCCCTAGTTTGGGCGCAAAGTCTATATTATCTAGGTCAAATGTTGAGTGAGGGACTAATTGCCGTTGGTGATATCGATCCTTTGGGAAGATATTTAAATTCTAAGAAAAACCGGGAAGCATCCGTACAAATTGCTCTTTTATCAGAAGATGAAGATTTACAGGCAAAATTAGAAGTTTACGGCATTGAGACACAAACACCCAAAGAAGTAGAACCAATTCAAGTTCGTCAAGCAGAAGAATTAATCACAATTTATACCCAAATTGGTCGTAATGATAAACTAAGTTTAACTGGTCGTCCTCCCCGTAAACCACGCAGCTTAACGACTTCGAGATTATTTCGTCTTGGAAATGACACAGTTGTCTTTTTACCATCTTTCCTAGACTCACAGCAATTTTACTTAACCTTAGATTACCACTTCCTTGTGGATCAACTGCGGAGCGAACTCACCTATATTCACAAATATTGGAATGATTTAGGTCGTCCTACCCTCACCTTAATGTTGACACATACCATCCTCGAAGTTGGTAGCGAGGCATTATTAGAACTAATGCAGGAATTCAAAGATGGAGTATGTAACAGTGTACCCGTCAAACTTGGAAGACTCAACCAATTAATTTTAACAGGAGCCATCGAACGAGTTGACTATCTCCAAGACTTTGAATTTAGCCAGTCATCCGTTCAAGATGCTAAACCCCGTCGTCAATATTTAATCTCAAATTCGGGTAAGAATCTGCAACTAGGACATACTCAAGAATTTCAGATGGAGTACGAAACCAACCAAGAAATGCTACTTTCGTGCTTGCGTTCTTCAGAAAACATCTACGAACAAATTGAATTATTGCAGGCATTAACCCGCTTAGAAGGATTAGAATTTGATACAGGCTTTGGTGGTTCAGAGAACCCCGTCACAATTGGGGACTTACTAGATGAAATTTATACCAAAGCTGGAGAATTAGGACTATGGGCAGTGGTACGACAAGCTGCCGGGTTGATGCAGATGGCAGATATCAGCCTTTCAGATGTCGTCACCAGCATCGTAGTAAGGGGAAAACAAATAGCCGTCGGTAAAGCCTACAGTCAAGACTCATTAATGACTGTACCTTTATCTCACACCGAGATAGTAGAAAAAATCAATAACTTCTGCCGCGAAGACATACGCGATCGCGTTCTCACTCAAGAGATACTTATTTATGTGAGTACCCTCATTAAATCGGAACCGGAATTATTCAAAGGATTACTAACTATCCGTATCGGTTATTTGATTCTCCTACTGACTAGTGAAATTGCTAGGGAATCATTTGTTACCCAAGATGAGGCATATCAAAGACTCATGCAGCTAGCACCATTTGAGGTGAAAACCCGCTTGCGGAACGTCCTCACTGGGTACACAGGCATGAGTAATTTGTTACAACAACAAGAATCCCTACATTTCCGCCAAAAAGCCACTAATATCAACTGGGTGGGTTTATCACCAATCATCGAGGATATGGAAGCACCCGAAGGTGGATGGCGACGTTTTCGCAAAGCTGAAGGTTCAACAGGCAGGGTTCCTAGCGAATTTTATCAAAATGTTTGGTTATTGCTGCAACACTGCAAAGGTGTAGTAATTGGTGACAAACTCGAACGTCGCAACCGCTTAGATAGTGAAACCATGTTAGCGGAAATGACAGCAGGGGAGAAAAATTTTGCCCTAAAAGTAGAGCATTTACTCAATAAAATCGAGTCACCAGAGTATCGCCAAGTTTGCATTGAAACCTTGATGGAAATGGCTGCAATCGTCTCGAAAAACTCCGAACTGCAAATTGATGATTATTTGGTTTTGGATGTGATTATTGGTCATGCTGTGCGTTTAGCTTGGTTGGAAATGCGACCGGAACGAGGTGATCGGTATGATGAGGATAAGGCTTCGGCATGGCGGTCTTTTTATAATACTTCTCCGAGGGAGTGTGAGGGGCATATTGTGAATGCATTTAAATTCTTGGGTGAGTTGGTGAGGGAGTAA
- a CDS encoding GxxExxY protein — translation MENELSGMIIGCGMRVHSSLGAGLLESAYERCLYYELENEGLSVQQQVPLPLVYKGVELDCAYRLDLMVENKVIVEIKSVESIKPIHSAQLLTYLKLADCKLGLILNFNVIHLKEGIKRVVNNL, via the coding sequence ATGGAGAATGAGTTGAGTGGGATGATTATTGGGTGTGGGATGCGGGTGCATTCGTCTTTGGGTGCAGGTTTGCTGGAGTCTGCTTATGAGAGGTGTTTGTATTATGAGTTGGAAAATGAAGGTTTGAGTGTTCAGCAACAGGTTCCATTGCCTTTAGTTTATAAGGGTGTGGAGTTAGATTGTGCTTATCGATTGGATTTGATGGTGGAGAACAAAGTGATTGTGGAAATTAAATCGGTGGAATCTATAAAACCAATTCACTCAGCCCAACTCCTCACCTACCTCAAACTCGCAGATTGTAAACTAGGACTCATTCTCAACTTCAACGTCATCCACCTCAAAGAAGGAATAAAACGCGTCGTCAACAACCTCTAA